In the genome of Bordetella avium, the window GCTCGCCATAACGGCCAAGCGGAATCGTCGCGGCGCTGTCGGCGGCGACGGCCTGCACCTCGCGGTTTTCTTTCTTGGCCTTCTGCGCATCCAGGAACTGGGTGCGCGCCGTGGCGACACGGCCGGGCAGCACGATGTTCGATGTGATGCCCGCGGCCCCGACTTCCCGGGCCAGGGTTTTCGACCACCCTAGCAGACTCGCTCTCAAGGTGTTGGACAGCCCCAGGTTGGGGATGGGCGCGACAACGCCCGACGAGGTGCTGGTGATGATCCGCCCGAAGCCGCGCTCGCGCATACCGGGCAGCACCTGATCCGTCACGGCAATGACCGACAGCACCATGCTTTGGAAATACTGCATCCAGAGCGCCGTGGCCTGTCCGGAGGCGGTGGTCGGCGGCGGGCCGCCCGTGTTATTGACCAGAATATCCACCGGGCCGAGTTCCTGTTCGATACGGGCGAGATTCTGCTCGATCAGGTCCAGCCTGGCGAGATCCCAGGCCAGGGCATGGGCGCGCGCGCCCATTTCTTTCAGCGTGGCGGCGTTGCGTTGCGCCGCCTCGCCATCGATATCGGCCAGCGCCACGTGCACACCCTCTGCGGCCAGACTCCGCGCGATTGCGCCGCCCAGGCCGCCGCCTGCGCCAAATACCAGGGCGGTCTTGCCCTTGATGCCAAGATCCATTTCTTTTCTCCGCTCACAAAGGGTTTAAAGCAGTTTTCCAGGGTTCATGATCTGGTTCGGGTCTAGCGATTGCTTGATCAGCATCATCAGCCCAAACTCCACACCGCTTTTGTAATGCCGCAGTTCATCGCGACGCAGTTGGCCCACGCCATGCTCGGCGCTGATGCTGCCGCCGGCCTCATCCACGAGGTCATGCACCAGGCGATTCATGCTTGACAACAGGCCGGAAAACTCAGCCGCCGAGGTCTCCTTGGGCAGCAAGACATTGAAGTGCAGATTGCCATCACCCATATGGCCGAAGTTGATAATCCGCGCCTCGTTCCTGCACCCCAGGATGGCGGCCTGCGCCGCCTCGACAAACTGCGGCAGACGGGATATCGGCAGCGCGATATCGTGTTTGATGACCTTACCGGCCCGCACTTGCGCCTGCGAAATGCCCTCGCGCACTTTCCAAAACGCCTGGCGCTGGGCAAGATTAGCGCCGATGACGGCATCGCTAACCAGGCCGGCTTCCATCGCCTCGCCCAGGACCGACTCCATCAAGGCCTCAAGATCGTCGCTGCGCGTGTCGGCCACTTCGACCAGGGCATGGAAGCGGTGGCGGCCTTCGAGCGGCCGCCGCGTATCGCTGACGTGTTCGAGCACCAGCTCGAGCGATTCTTCAGTGAGCATCTCGAAGGCGACCAAACGGTCACCGCAGGCATTGCGCATCCGCGCCAACACCTCCAGCAGGGCCGCCATGTCTGCGCAGCCCAGCCAAG includes:
- a CDS encoding FAD-binding oxidoreductase, whose product is MDQMLETRDALFLQRLHAIVGDAGLVHDEQAKAAHDLDWLGKWQGRSCAVVRPATTAEVAAVMRLCHETRTPVVTQGGNTGMSGGATPDDSGAQLILSTARLRAIRDIDPLNNTLTAEAGVLLAHVQDAATQADRYFPLSLGSEGSCTIGGNLATNAGGIAVLRYGNMRELALGLEVVLPTGEIWNGLRALRKDNTGYCLRDLFIGSEGTLGVITAAVLKLYPRPLARVAAWLGCADMAALLEVLARMRNACGDRLVAFEMLTEESLELVLEHVSDTRRPLEGRHRFHALVEVADTRSDDLEALMESVLGEAMEAGLVSDAVIGANLAQRQAFWKVREGISQAQVRAGKVIKHDIALPISRLPQFVEAAQAAILGCRNEARIINFGHMGDGNLHFNVLLPKETSAAEFSGLLSSMNRLVHDLVDEAGGSISAEHGVGQLRRDELRHYKSGVEFGLMMLIKQSLDPNQIMNPGKLL
- a CDS encoding SDR family oxidoreductase; this translates as MDLGIKGKTALVFGAGGGLGGAIARSLAAEGVHVALADIDGEAAQRNAATLKEMGARAHALAWDLARLDLIEQNLARIEQELGPVDILVNNTGGPPPTTASGQATALWMQYFQSMVLSVIAVTDQVLPGMRERGFGRIITSTSSGVVAPIPNLGLSNTLRASLLGWSKTLAREVGAAGITSNIVLPGRVATARTQFLDAQKAKKENREVQAVAADSAATIPLGRYGEPQEYGDVVAFLASARASYVTGSVIRVDGGLLASI